One window from the genome of Hydra vulgaris chromosome 02, alternate assembly HydraT2T_AEP encodes:
- the LOC136076247 gene encoding zinc finger MYM-type protein 1-like: MAGKYNGVQAVLIQQNPNCMFSSCRNHSLNLVGVDCAESCKEAVTYFGTIQQMYNLFSSSPQRWEILKQHLPVSLHGMSKTRWSARIDGVKPVAQHLNSVRSALNELGVLHLTAQAKMELNAIQKYISKLDCILMSFIWMKLLTMIHQTDLIIEARQATLDIEKDNIENLCNDIQRLREQFAKILNESKFVARNIGVSCEFLTNRHFPSQDDPELYFKINFKNLIDEDLVLAAQHFHHKYDKEISKELENEVLFLKRIYGANFKLDCTPNKFLEEILGLGLSGVFPNITIALRIFISLPASTASGERTFIVLMQIKNYHRSTMGQERLNGLAMLNINCDIARKLDFSNIFGILVSYYGVYLKLVLVLYVNIP; encoded by the exons ATGGCTGGAAAGTATAACGGGGTGCAAGCGGTTTTGATACAACAAAATCCAAACTGTATGTTTTCTAGCTGCAGAAATCACTCATTAAATTTAGTTGGTGTCGATTGCGCTGAATCATGCAAAGAAGCAGTAACGTATTTTGGAACAATTCAGCAAATGTACAATTTATTCAGTAGCAGTCCTCAAAGGtgggaaattttaaaacaacatctTCCCGTTTCGTTGCATGGAATGTCCAAAACAAGATGGTCAGCACGGATTGATGGTGTTAAACCAGTTGCACAACATTTGAACTCAGTAAGAAGTGCTTTAAATGAACTTGGGGTGCTACATTTAACAGCCCAGGCTAAAATGGAACTCAATGCTATTCAAAAGTATATTTCCAAACTTGATTGCATTTTGATGTCGTTTATCTGGATGAAGCTGCTCACAATGATTCATCAGACAGATCTAATCATCGAGGCACGCCAAGCCACTCTTGATATTGAAAAGGATAACATTGAAAATCTATGTAATGACATTCAAAGGTTGCGTGAACAGTTTGCTAAGATTTTAAATGAGTCAAAATTTGTTGCAAGAAATATTGGTGTTTCATGTGAGTTTTTAACTAATCGTCATTTTCCAAGTCAAGATGATCCTGAGTTGTATTTCAAAATCAAT tttaaaaatttgattgacGAAGATCTTGTGTTGGCTGCTCAACATTTTCATCACAAATATGACAAAGAAATCTCAAAAGAACTTGAAAATgaggttttatttcttaaaagaatCTATGGTGCTAATTTTAAACTAGACTGCACACCAAATAAATTTCTGGAAGAAATACTTGGGCTTGGTCTTTCAGGTGTCTTTCCAAACATTACAATTGCATTACGAATTTTTATCAGCTTGCCTGCATCGACGGCTTCAGGCGAACGcacatttattgttttaatgcagataaaaaattatcatcgtTCAACTATGGGGCAGGAACGGTTGAATGGACTTGCTATGTTGAATATAAATTGTGATATTGCACGAAAACTAGATTTTTCAAATATA tttggtattttagtttcttattatggtgtttacttaaaattagtACTTGTGCTATATGTAAATATTCCATGA
- the LOC136076248 gene encoding uncharacterized protein LOC136076248: protein MKRKFDSGAIKRRRRKELAEEACTNSKKIYSFLKKSQNTVQVELANQTQSVSDNGNIENIVVPIAEDPILDQQPAGNLNIINQERVETEISLQENAGENKIRDMETEITGPIHQGNPFIFIDIGIINKNNSCQVNSFLKITCFEIPNNIVKDSNHHAFPYRFLNKTLANGETCKIDWLCWSVEKQSLYCAPYFLLNKNAANVLFFSSSAGWGISRGWTRLKDRIPSHEKLKTETENWKKLFQRILDVIIFLSERGLALFGSNQRIGDRANGNFLGIIELLSKYDPLLAEHVKHLRESQQCKQRMQAHYPSTRIQNEFIDICGSHVQTAILHEIVKAKFFF from the exons ATGAAGAGAAAGTTTGATAGTGGTGCAATTAAAAGGCGGCGGAGAAAAGAATTGGCCGAAGAAGCATGCACCAACTCAAAGAAAAtatattcgtttttaaaaaaatcacaaaacacAGTTCAAGTTGAACTAGCAAACCAAACTCAAAGTGTGAGTGACAATGGTAACATTGAAAATATAGTTGTTCCAATTGCAGAAGACCCAATTTTGGACCAACAACCAGCaggaaatttaaatattataaaccaGGAACGGGTTGAAACCGAAATCTCATTACAGGAAAATGCAGGTGAAAATAAAATTCGAGATATGGAAACAGAGATAACTGGTCCGATTCATCAAGGCAATCCGttcatttttattgacattGGGATTATCAACAAGAACAATTCTTGTCAAGTGAACTCTTTTCTTAAGATTACTTGCTTTGAAATTCCAAATAATATCGTTAAAGACTCTAATCATCATGCATTTCCTTATCGTTTCTTAAACAAAACTCTTGCAAATGGAGAAACATGCAAAATAGACTGGTTGTGCTGGAGTGTTGAAAAACAATCTTTGTATTGTGCACCATACTtccttttgaataaaaatgctGCAAATGTGTTATTTTTCTCTAGTTCTGCCGGATGGGGCATCAGTAGAGGTTGGACAAGATTGAAAGATCGTATTCCGTCGCACGAAA AACTCAAGACTGAAActgaaaattggaaaaaattattccaacGTATTCTagatgttattatttttctttctgaaCGTGGATTAGCACTTTTTGGTTCTAACCAACGAATAGGTGATCGAGCGAATGGAaactttttaggtattattGAGCTTCTTAGCAAATATGACCCACTTTTAGCTGAGCATGTTAAACATCTTCGAGAATCACAACAGTGTAAGCAGCGAATGCAAGCTCATTATCCTTCAACACGAATTCAGAACgaatttattgatatttgtgGTTCACATGTTCAAACAGCAATCCTCCACGAAATTGtgaaagcaaaattttttttttaa